The genomic segment ATATATACTGCGGTCATTGCCCACGAATTCATTCtcatcagcaccagcacAGTCTTCACAACACTCCTTCCGCTTACCGCTTCACACTCGTCACAATCACACTTGTACCAAACATCACCCTCACAACTCAACCAAAATGCAGTTCTTCCTCCTTGCTGTCGCCTCTATGGCCATCGCTACTCCTGTTGCCCTCAAGCGCGAGGCAGAGGCTGAATCCAACACTGGCCTCGCAGCTCGCCAATTCGAGGCCTATGGTGGCTACTACCCACAGGGCCAGGGCCCCAACATCTAcaacggcaacggcaacGGAAACTCCGGTGATGGCAATGGCAACTCTGGCAGCGGAAACGGTAACTCTGGCAACAACTCTGGCAATGGTTCGTTTCGGCATGCTCGTGTGCCCATGTGCATGGATGATCTGACAGTTCTCAGGCAACGGCAACAACATTGCTAtcggcggcgacgacgacatcaCCAACAACGATGACGATACCGTTGGAAACGACGACGGTGCCATtggcggtgatgatgacATTATTGgaggcgacgatggcaaCAACGGTGGGGACGACGATGCCGTTGTCACTCCATTCGACGCATGCACTGGCCTCTCCGACACTCCCCAGTGCTGCTCCACCGACGTTCTCGGCGTGGCCGACTTGGATTGCGCTCCTGGTATTCTACCCCAGCCGCTATGAAACTGCAACAAAGACTAACATATCAACAGTCGAGGAGACAATCACGTCCCGTGACAACTTCATCGCTCAGTGCGCCGCACTTGGCCAGCGCGCCCGCTGCTGTGCCGTCCCTCTCGTAAGCGTCTACTCCACAGATTGATTTGAGCCCTTCAGACTGACATCGCACTCCAGCTCGGCCAGGGACTCATCTGCACCGCCCCAACTGCTTAAACGATCGAACACCAGTGACACGATACGACATCACGGACGAGGTCAATTTAGCTTGGTCTCGATGATCGATGACACGGAAGGCTGGAATGGAAACGGACGCACACACGCATGAAGAAAAGGAGT from the Cercospora beticola chromosome 9, complete sequence genome contains:
- a CDS encoding uncharacterized protein (antiSMASH:Cluster_1) produces the protein MQFFLLAVASMAIATPVALKREAEAESNTGLAARQFEAYGGYYPQGQGPNIYNGNGNGNSGDGNGNSGSGNGNSGNNSGNGNGNNIAIGGDDDITNNDDDTVGNDDGAIGGDDDIIGGDDGNNGGDDDAVVTPFDACTGLSDTPQCCSTDVLGVADLDCAPVEETITSRDNFIAQCAALGQRARCCAVPLLGQGLICTAPTA